DNA from Scheffersomyces stipitis CBS 6054 chromosome 1, whole genome shotgun sequence:
ttgttctttttcACCACTTTCGTATTTACAGAGCCAGCTAAAGGGCAGCAGCACCCACCGAAAAGACGGCGGAAACATCTGAGCTCCGAGCCAACGCCAGTTTCCCTCAACAACTCTCTGTTCCTAGACTGTTCTGATCATACAAACATTTGTGGAGTCCTTGCGAAGCATACAAGATATCCAGATTTAACATTTTCCAATATATCTATTGTAACATACGACTATATTGCTAGAGATCGCACAATATTCCACCAAAAATTACGATTTCAAGACTACAAGCCCGTAATCAGAAACTGTATTTTTGGCTGGATTTGCAATAATTCAACTAAATATTCATCTTGAGAATTTAACATAATATGGGCACTTTTTCCTACAACGACAGCTCCATCGAAGGAGATGTGTACGTCCAGCGGTTGTCCACTTACATTCGTAGAAACGAAGAGGCGCTTGCAAATGGTCTACTTTGTTTCTCGAGAAACCACAACACTCACATAAAGGTCAAGCCCTTGCGGCTTTCCTTCACCATTCACCACTTGTACTACATCACAGAACGGATCGAGTCGTCTCCATTGGGAGTAGATGTGGGTCCACTCAATATCAAGCTTGATAATCCCAATCACGAGCCAACTTTCATCTCGTTTATGGCGAATAATGCCAGATCTCTGCGCCATTTTGATAGTGATACCAGGTCGATCTCGTCTATCAACTCGATGAAGTCTATCGTATCCAGTGCCTCTGTCTACTGGCGATCATTTGCTTTCAGTAAAGACCCCAAAGTAATCAACAAGGACATCAAATACCTATACCTGTCTTTCACAAAGATACCATGTCTCATTTTAACACCTAAAACCAAGATTGCAAGCATCTCTTCATACGAAGAGTATCCCTGCGACACGTCTGTGCCTGTCAAaatgttcaagaatttgcaGGTCTTGGAGATCGTGGACTATGATCCAAACGAAATCTTTGGGTGGCACATTCTCAGCGAACAACTAAGGATCTTGATTATTAGAAACTCGAAAATTAGTAACATCTCTGAAGTCTTGCATAACCTAGTAATTGATGACGAATCAGGAAGATCTAGCTTCAACTCGCACaaacagcagaagaagtatgGAGACGTATTTATATCCAGTTCTGGTACATCTCTCACTACTACTGCCGATGATAGTTTCAGCAATATCAGTGAGGTAAATGAGTTTCCCCAGTTCCAAAACAATGCATTTAGATACAATCGTCGTGAAAGAGCGACCACCGCATCGGGAGCAGGCTCCCTACCCAAAGATGTCTTTCTTCCGGACAATTTGGCGTCGTCTTCTTTGGTTAATAAGGACTACCACAGATTACCCGATAGCAAATGGTCGTTCTTGAAACAGCTTACGGTTTCAGAAACGTCCATAACTTCTGTACcttctttcatcttcaaatctcTAACCAGCTTGGTCAAACTtaacttgtccaacaacttgttaGATGAAGTTCCTGAGGGCCTAGACACGCTTGTAAACCTCAAGTATCTCAACTTTGCAGACAATTATATTAcagacttgaaaaagttgcCCAAGAACCTTGTCCATTTGTCAAcgttgaacttcaacaacaacaaactcACAGATTTGAC
Protein-coding regions in this window:
- a CDS encoding predicted protein: MGTFSYNDSSIEGDVYVQRLSTYIRRNEEALANGLLCFSRNHNTHIKVKPLRLSFTIHHLYYITERIESSPLGVDVGPLNIKLDNPNHEPTFISFMANNARSSRHFDSDTRSISSINSMKSIVSSASVYWRSFAFSKDPKVINKDIKYLYSSFTKIPCLILTPKTKIASISSYEEYPCDTSVPVKMFKNLQVLEIVDYDPNEIFGWHILSEQLRILIIRNSKISNISEVLHNLVIDDESGRSSFNSHKQQKNSGTSLTTTADDSFSNISEVNEFPQFQNNAFRYNRRERATTASGAGSLPKDVFLPDNLASSSLVNKDYHRLPDSKWSFLKQLTVSETSITSVPSFIFKSLTSLVKLNLSNNLLDEVPEGLDTLVNLKYLNFADNYITDLKKLPKNLVHLSTLNFNNNKLTDLTGLENLHTLEKIDLRRNNLADIKSLKPIVLQFIKNPNTFNNVYLSSNKLPKSFRIDLFNLFNGVKYKNGIKIDDSRPGYFESALLLDAENAFKNLERFFSESISSSVKNQSQPVPPPTGSLIKNSAATTDRIQSTTNTIETLMEPFSSMKVSNDEDTPTKKKFDLSHTVLSSAPTIVPPDAISVSSIQKAPSSPLSANTNLTNKLEAATAYTSKPSLMGLHLNNSNASIPGSPSNLKKSTTLAQLDLETVQNAAPNIVTQVQVTARMST